The Rhodoflexus caldus genome includes the window CCTAACATAAACTTTTTTTTATGGAAACAACTGAAAGAAACATTCGGAAATTAGCAGCTCTTAAAGACATGACACTCAAAGAGTTAGCTAAAAAGGCGGGAATCGCCGAGTCTACGTTACACACACTATTTAAGCGTGGAGATGCCTCCACCAAGGTGATGCTCAAAATTGCGGAGGCTTTGGAGGTGGATATGGAGCGCCTTTATGAAAGCGATGGAACGGCTATTAAAAGCTATAAAAAACCGCAAACAAGCACCAGCGATGACTTGATTGCGGCAAAAGATGCTTTGATTGAGGAACTCAAAAGGGACAAAGAGTTTTTGAAGTCCTTGCTGGCCGAGCGGCTCGGCAGGATAGAGGAACGTTTGAGCGTGGGAAAGGATGATGCCGCGAGTATTATAGAGATGTATCCGGAGAAAAAGCCTGGTGTTATGAAGGTAACAAGG containing:
- a CDS encoding helix-turn-helix transcriptional regulator; the protein is METTERNIRKLAALKDMTLKELAKKAGIAESTLHTLFKRGDASTKVMLKIAEALEVDMERLYESDGTAIKSYKKPQTSTSDDLIAAKDALIEELKRDKEFLKSLLAERLGRIEERLSVGKDDAASIIEMYPEKKPGVMKVTRAS